A stretch of Kyrpidia spormannii DNA encodes these proteins:
- a CDS encoding DUF420 domain-containing protein, with amino-acid sequence MTAEIVAYLNEAFMLVSAGSAAVGWYLIRRGRREAHRRAMLTSVVLAAAFFLSYVLKTIFIGDTSFGGPAQWREPYQIFLQAHSVLATVAAVLGIVALRYAFKSRFASHKRIGPWTVTIWLITAATGLMVFLLLYVIYEPGPTRNMFRTWLGF; translated from the coding sequence TTGACTGCAGAAATCGTCGCTTATCTAAACGAAGCGTTCATGCTCGTCAGCGCCGGTTCGGCGGCCGTCGGTTGGTATTTGATTCGGAGAGGACGTCGGGAGGCCCACCGAAGGGCCATGTTAACGAGTGTCGTGCTGGCCGCGGCTTTTTTTCTGAGCTATGTCCTCAAGACGATCTTCATCGGGGACACCAGTTTCGGGGGACCGGCCCAGTGGCGGGAGCCCTACCAAATCTTTCTCCAGGCCCACTCGGTTCTTGCCACCGTGGCCGCCGTGCTCGGGATCGTGGCGTTGCGCTATGCGTTCAAAAGCCGATTTGCTTCCCATAAGCGGATCGGCCCTTGGACGGTCACGATTTGGCTGATCACGGCGGCCACTGGTCTGATGGTGTTCTTATTGTTGTATGTGATTTACGAGCCGGGACCCACGAGAAACATGTTTCGCACTTGGCTCGGTTTCTAG
- a CDS encoding cytochrome ubiquinol oxidase subunit I has product MSPVPHDLPISIPGSIPFFTVLLVVGFVLHIVFVLLTVSGAVMSVVTEAVGHAKKDGRYLELAQRVLTATSVNKSLAVVLGVAPLLLVGVLYTRFFYPPTVILGGTWLSVIWLLILGFLLLYAYKFSWERLQARPGVHLLLGVLGTIPFLVVPMIFVVVMGLMRRPDLWMQTHSFVQAMFYPTVWPRYLHFMAATAVFGGLLPIWIAWRQERKASREKGGVTRTSPEASVAGSETAAAAEAQTGGGLEGALDSRWATGYGLRWTGVALLIEVVLGLVVLFTMPGSVRGHFLGGSAFSTLGFAVGAAAVAAALGVVYAARRHPRPGRVLRNLGIALFVVVLAMATVRLQIRDVEISPYTAASQPSGQTAGP; this is encoded by the coding sequence ATGTCTCCCGTACCTCACGATTTGCCGATCTCGATCCCGGGTTCCATTCCTTTTTTTACGGTCCTGCTCGTGGTGGGATTCGTGCTGCATATCGTGTTCGTGCTGCTGACGGTGTCTGGGGCCGTCATGTCGGTGGTCACGGAAGCGGTGGGTCACGCGAAAAAAGATGGCCGTTACCTCGAGTTGGCCCAGCGGGTTCTCACGGCGACGTCCGTGAACAAGAGTCTGGCGGTGGTGCTCGGCGTGGCGCCGCTTTTGCTCGTCGGGGTCTTGTACACCCGGTTTTTCTATCCGCCCACTGTGATTCTCGGCGGCACCTGGCTGTCGGTGATCTGGCTTTTGATTCTCGGTTTTCTCTTGTTGTACGCCTATAAATTCTCCTGGGAGCGCCTTCAGGCCCGCCCGGGGGTGCACCTGCTGCTCGGTGTTCTCGGGACCATTCCCTTTTTGGTTGTGCCGATGATTTTTGTCGTCGTCATGGGGCTGATGCGCCGCCCGGATTTGTGGATGCAAACCCACAGTTTTGTCCAGGCGATGTTTTATCCCACGGTATGGCCCCGGTATCTGCATTTTATGGCGGCGACGGCGGTGTTCGGGGGCTTGTTGCCCATCTGGATCGCCTGGCGGCAAGAGCGGAAGGCGTCCCGGGAGAAGGGCGGAGTGACGCGGACTTCGCCCGAGGCGTCGGTGGCCGGATCGGAGACGGCGGCGGCCGCGGAAGCCCAGACTGGAGGTGGTCTTGAAGGGGCGCTGGATTCACGATGGGCAACCGGCTACGGGCTGCGGTGGACGGGGGTTGCTTTACTCATTGAGGTGGTGCTCGGGCTGGTGGTTCTATTCACCATGCCGGGGTCGGTGCGGGGTCATTTTTTGGGAGGGTCGGCCTTCTCGACCTTGGGGTTTGCGGTGGGCGCGGCGGCGGTGGCCGCTGCCCTGGGCGTTGTGTACGCCGCTCGCCGGCATCCACGCCCCGGGCGGGTGTTGCGCAATCTCGGCATCGCCCTTTTCGTGGTGGTGCTCGCCATGGCCACGGTTCGGCTCCAGATTCGGGACGTGGAGATTTCGCCGTATACGGCGGCCTCACAGCCTTCGGGTCAAACCGCAGGTCCCTGA
- a CDS encoding DeoR family transcriptional regulator translates to MLPAERQKKILSWLQQEGHLKISDLSRRLQVSEMTVHRDVRVLVDQGRVVKTYGGISLASPPVDAPGRGSSTCAYCRRPVDDRLSMTANHADGSVETYCCPHCALLACAQGPSQPRSLLGRDFLLGHTVGAAAGWYVMGADIPTLCCEPQALLFGERQDAERFVRGFGGEIFDFDEATREIQLRMNRPHTACCHQEAGRE, encoded by the coding sequence GTGCTGCCTGCGGAGCGACAGAAAAAGATTCTGAGTTGGTTGCAACAGGAAGGACACTTGAAGATCTCGGATCTGAGCCGTCGCCTTCAGGTATCGGAGATGACGGTGCACCGGGATGTTCGGGTGTTGGTGGATCAAGGGCGGGTGGTGAAGACCTACGGGGGGATCTCCTTGGCGAGCCCCCCGGTCGATGCGCCGGGACGGGGCAGCAGCACTTGCGCCTATTGCCGCCGGCCGGTGGACGACCGCTTGTCGATGACGGCGAACCACGCCGATGGAAGCGTAGAAACGTACTGTTGTCCTCACTGCGCACTATTGGCTTGTGCCCAAGGACCCTCGCAGCCGCGCAGCTTGTTGGGCCGGGATTTTTTGCTCGGCCACACGGTGGGTGCAGCGGCGGGATGGTATGTCATGGGGGCGGACATACCCACACTGTGTTGTGAGCCCCAAGCCCTACTGTTCGGGGAACGGCAGGATGCCGAGCGATTCGTCCGGGGATTCGGGGGAGAGATTTTTGATTTTGACGAGGCGACCCGGGAGATTCAGCTGAGGATGAATCGCCCGCATACCGCCTGTTGCCATCAGGAGGCGGGCCGGGAGTAA
- a CDS encoding metal-sulfur cluster assembly factor — MATVDEVREALTEVYDPELQIDIVNLGMVYDIQVNGGDVHVTMTLTAMGCPIFDLLKRQIQERVSELDGVDNVDVELTFDPPWSPDKMSEEAKLAMRYMF, encoded by the coding sequence ATGGCAACGGTGGACGAAGTGCGAGAAGCCTTGACCGAGGTGTACGATCCCGAGTTGCAGATCGACATTGTCAACTTGGGTATGGTATATGATATCCAAGTGAACGGGGGGGACGTCCACGTCACCATGACCCTCACGGCGATGGGCTGCCCGATCTTTGATCTGTTGAAGCGACAGATTCAAGAAAGGGTTTCGGAGTTGGACGGCGTGGATAACGTGGACGTAGAGTTGACTTTCGATCCCCCCTGGTCTCCGGACAAGATGTCGGAAGAGGCCAAGCTCGCCATGCGCTACATGTTCTGA
- the sufD gene encoding Fe-S cluster assembly protein SufD, with translation MTVGQVIQIDRAAVERLAQERGEPVWLRDWRLEAWDRYTRLPAPKLERSDLGKRSFEEKWRIDADVDATPQSGNSTLGVAEDQLAEPDGDGRVEAAAMAVFSGPGHPHIHLQAPLADQGVYVADLSTAAREREEVVRRTLGSLVSPEENRWTALQSACWNAGLFVYVPKGVRVEAPVLISYRWADPQNRIFPRVLAVVEEGASLTLVETWSGTELGQEGVSTAVVDEYLVEANGELRVATLQDLPREVTGFLTRRGRTARDARLDWAIGEMGEAYLVAEYGTTLEGPGSRSEAKVVAAGTGRQHLDLTLHMVHRGRFTMSDILARGVALDRSDLVFRAVTGIEKGAVGTDGHQAEGLLMLSPKARANAIPMLLIDENDVKADHAASVGKINAEQMYYLMSRGIPEDEAKRLIVRGFLDPVIDRLPLADVKGWMERLVERKMAR, from the coding sequence ATGACGGTGGGACAGGTGATTCAGATCGACCGGGCCGCAGTGGAGCGGTTGGCCCAGGAGCGGGGAGAACCCGTGTGGCTACGGGACTGGAGGCTGGAGGCGTGGGACCGGTATACCCGGCTTCCGGCGCCAAAGCTGGAACGCAGCGACCTCGGGAAGCGAAGTTTTGAGGAAAAGTGGCGGATAGACGCCGACGTGGACGCTACTCCGCAGTCTGGGAATTCGACATTGGGCGTGGCGGAGGATCAGCTCGCTGAGCCGGACGGTGACGGAAGGGTGGAAGCGGCGGCGATGGCGGTGTTCTCCGGGCCGGGTCATCCCCATATCCATCTTCAGGCGCCCCTGGCTGACCAAGGGGTATACGTGGCGGATTTGTCCACCGCCGCCAGGGAACGGGAAGAGGTGGTGCGCAGGACCCTGGGAAGCCTCGTATCCCCGGAAGAAAACCGCTGGACAGCCCTTCAGAGTGCTTGTTGGAACGCCGGGCTGTTCGTGTACGTCCCCAAAGGGGTGCGGGTGGAGGCGCCGGTCCTTATTTCGTATCGCTGGGCGGACCCGCAAAACCGGATATTCCCCCGGGTCCTGGCTGTGGTGGAAGAGGGGGCTTCCCTCACTCTCGTGGAGACGTGGTCGGGCACAGAGTTGGGGCAGGAGGGCGTCTCCACGGCGGTGGTGGATGAGTACCTCGTGGAAGCAAACGGTGAACTCCGGGTTGCCACGTTGCAAGATTTGCCTCGGGAGGTCACCGGGTTTCTCACCCGGCGGGGCCGGACGGCCCGAGATGCCCGCTTGGATTGGGCCATCGGGGAGATGGGGGAAGCTTATTTAGTAGCCGAGTACGGGACGACCCTGGAGGGCCCCGGCAGCCGGTCCGAGGCAAAGGTGGTGGCCGCAGGCACAGGCCGCCAACATCTCGACCTGACCCTTCACATGGTGCATCGGGGGCGGTTTACGATGAGCGATATTCTGGCCCGGGGGGTGGCCCTGGATCGCTCAGACCTGGTGTTCCGGGCGGTGACAGGCATCGAGAAAGGGGCGGTGGGCACCGACGGCCACCAGGCCGAGGGATTGCTCATGCTCAGCCCCAAGGCCCGGGCCAACGCCATTCCCATGTTGCTCATCGACGAGAACGACGTCAAGGCAGATCACGCCGCCAGCGTCGGGAAGATCAATGCCGAGCAGATGTACTATTTGATGTCCCGGGGAATTCCCGAGGACGAGGCGAAACGGCTCATCGTTCGAGGGTTTTTGGATCCGGTGATCGATCGCTTGCCTTTGGCTGACGTGAAGGGCTGGATGGAACGTCTGGTGGAGAGGAAGATGGCTCGATGA
- the nagA gene encoding N-acetylglucosamine-6-phosphate deacetylase codes for MGRLAVRGNLIVDREVREDWILICEDGVIAQAGPWRGEEADLRVAGGYVAPGYVDVHVHGAGGGDVMDASEAALARIAQTLATHGVTGFLATTLTADLDSLTEVLRMCRVFARRPSPGAALLGVHLEGPWISPDYKGAHNPDFIVDPTLADARVLLWAAGGLLRIVTLAPERPGAGAVIGYLRSRGIRVSAGHTSATWEEMKEAARCGVSQVTHCFNAMRGFHHREPGVVGAAMMHGEWTVELIADGVHVHPGAMALLYRAKGADRIALVSDAMRAAGMPDGDYHLGGFAVTVRGGAARLPDGTLAGSTLTLDRAVQHMVRLCGVPVAEAVAMASEVPARAAGCGHRKGRLAAGYDADFVVLDQDLRVERTFIAGAEVQRVDW; via the coding sequence ATGGGTCGTCTGGCTGTGCGGGGGAACCTCATCGTGGATCGGGAGGTGCGGGAAGACTGGATTTTGATTTGTGAAGACGGGGTGATTGCGCAGGCCGGGCCCTGGCGGGGGGAGGAGGCGGATCTTCGGGTGGCGGGCGGGTACGTGGCCCCAGGGTACGTGGACGTCCACGTGCACGGCGCCGGGGGGGGCGATGTGATGGACGCCAGCGAAGCCGCCCTGGCCAGGATCGCACAAACCCTGGCTACCCACGGTGTCACCGGTTTTCTGGCCACCACCCTCACCGCCGATCTCGATTCTTTAACGGAGGTGCTCCGGATGTGCCGTGTCTTTGCCCGGCGGCCAAGCCCCGGGGCGGCCCTTCTGGGCGTTCACCTCGAGGGGCCCTGGATCTCCCCGGATTATAAGGGAGCCCACAATCCGGATTTTATCGTCGACCCCACCCTGGCTGATGCCAGGGTTCTGTTGTGGGCGGCGGGGGGGTTGCTTCGCATCGTCACCCTGGCCCCGGAGCGCCCGGGTGCCGGGGCGGTCATCGGCTATCTTCGTTCCCGGGGGATCCGGGTTTCCGCGGGCCACACTTCGGCGACCTGGGAGGAGATGAAGGAAGCGGCCAGGTGCGGGGTGTCCCAGGTGACTCATTGTTTTAACGCCATGCGGGGGTTTCACCACCGGGAGCCCGGGGTGGTGGGTGCGGCCATGATGCACGGGGAATGGACGGTGGAGCTCATCGCCGATGGGGTTCACGTCCATCCCGGGGCGATGGCCCTCCTCTACCGCGCAAAAGGGGCGGATCGGATTGCGCTGGTCAGCGACGCCATGCGGGCGGCGGGGATGCCCGATGGCGATTATCATCTTGGGGGTTTCGCCGTCACCGTCCGGGGCGGGGCGGCCAGGCTCCCGGACGGCACCCTGGCCGGGAGTACGCTGACCTTGGACCGGGCGGTTCAGCATATGGTGCGGCTGTGCGGTGTGCCTGTGGCCGAGGCGGTGGCCATGGCTTCGGAGGTGCCCGCCCGGGCGGCGGGGTGCGGGCACCGAAAGGGCCGTCTCGCGGCGGGGTATGACGCGGATTTTGTGGTCCTAGATCAGGACCTGAGGGTTGAGCGGACTTTTATCGCGGGGGCGGAGGTACAGCGGGTGGACTGGTGA
- a CDS encoding cytochrome ubiquinol oxidase subunit I: MSHLLWARILMATSLGFHIIFATFGVGMPLMIALAETAALWRKDQLYARLAQRWTRGFVVLLAAGVVSGTIVAVQLTLLWPRFMELVGQIISTPFLIEVFAFFLEAIFTAVYVYGGDRISHKRRLAAALLVTLGAGASAILITDVNAFMNTPAGFVPDGGRPMDVRPWEAVFNPSFPTMVFHVLVSAYMTVAFVLAAIAAKQLLGSPSATAAAYHRKAMMLCLGVAGIMTVLTVIAGDLAGKHLAAHQPIKLAAAEGLFHTQTHAPLVIAGWPDPVSGQVIGGIQLLGWLSWLATGRFSGKVQGLLDFPVDQWPPLFVHWIFDAMVAVGVWGLLVAGAAAVAAGRERKGKGEFPPWLLWPVVSCGPLSVIGIELGWVFDEIGRQPWTVTGLLRTADAVTPTPGVPWIAALFIALYAVLAWGTATVIRAYFRRHPVDFDDGGGGAPPRSVREGAWLP; the protein is encoded by the coding sequence ATGTCACATCTTCTCTGGGCGCGAATTCTCATGGCCACATCCCTGGGATTTCACATTATTTTCGCCACCTTCGGGGTGGGGATGCCGCTGATGATCGCCCTGGCGGAAACCGCCGCCCTGTGGCGCAAAGACCAGCTGTACGCCCGGCTGGCCCAGCGCTGGACCCGGGGGTTTGTGGTGCTTCTTGCCGCGGGGGTGGTCTCCGGCACCATTGTGGCCGTCCAGCTCACCCTCCTGTGGCCTCGGTTCATGGAGTTGGTGGGCCAGATCATCTCCACCCCCTTTCTCATCGAAGTGTTTGCGTTCTTCTTGGAAGCGATTTTTACGGCGGTGTACGTGTACGGCGGAGACCGGATCTCCCACAAGAGGCGGCTGGCGGCGGCGCTTCTCGTCACCCTTGGGGCCGGGGCTTCGGCGATCCTGATCACCGATGTGAACGCGTTCATGAACACCCCTGCGGGATTCGTTCCCGACGGGGGGCGGCCCATGGATGTTCGCCCTTGGGAAGCCGTGTTCAATCCATCCTTTCCCACCATGGTGTTCCATGTGCTCGTCTCCGCCTACATGACGGTGGCCTTCGTGCTCGCGGCCATCGCCGCCAAGCAACTCCTGGGCAGTCCATCGGCGACGGCCGCCGCCTATCACCGCAAGGCGATGATGTTGTGCCTGGGCGTGGCGGGGATCATGACGGTGTTGACGGTGATCGCCGGGGATTTGGCGGGAAAACACTTGGCCGCCCATCAACCGATCAAATTGGCGGCGGCCGAGGGGCTCTTTCACACCCAGACCCACGCCCCCCTGGTGATCGCGGGATGGCCGGACCCGGTCAGCGGCCAGGTGATCGGCGGGATTCAGCTTCTGGGATGGTTGAGTTGGCTGGCCACCGGGCGGTTCAGCGGCAAGGTTCAGGGATTGCTGGATTTTCCCGTGGATCAGTGGCCTCCCCTTTTCGTTCACTGGATTTTTGACGCCATGGTGGCGGTGGGAGTGTGGGGTCTCCTGGTGGCCGGGGCGGCGGCCGTTGCGGCAGGGCGGGAACGCAAGGGAAAGGGAGAATTCCCGCCGTGGCTTCTCTGGCCGGTGGTGAGTTGTGGGCCGCTGTCGGTGATCGGAATTGAACTGGGGTGGGTGTTTGACGAAATTGGACGCCAGCCCTGGACGGTGACGGGGCTGCTCCGCACGGCGGACGCCGTCACCCCGACCCCGGGGGTCCCCTGGATCGCGGCCCTTTTCATCGCTCTGTACGCGGTCCTGGCCTGGGGAACCGCCACGGTGATTCGGGCGTATTTTCGCCGCCATCCCGTGGATTTTGACGATGGAGGGGGCGGGGCTCCGCCTCGATCGGTGAGAGAGGGGGCGTGGCTGCCGTGA
- a CDS encoding cytochrome d ubiquinol oxidase subunit II gives MTESMWAATLLWAAILVYAVGASFDFGAGFWEWWESRRGMRQGAWVAERYVSPLWEVTNVFLVLIPVALVGFFPGAAYAYGVLLLVPGSLILILLAVRGTFLVYGHTSEIHRRRTEVAAAWTGLLIPALLVLTLPVSHGLGVKGGGAGALWLDLPELLASPATYGFLVFGLTSELFLSALLLADLARVSGAGSAFARYRRRALVLGPVMFIAAAGVWGLLPPSQTWIHARLLQQWPWFAASLASFFGVGLLLGVYSKEVKPQTTASGFSSVQEEAPQTGQRGARMPSRHPTATTGWKAWRHPARWAVVLAVLQYAFAHWGYGLAHLPFLLAPSLTVEGAFAGPAMFRTLLVVLLVGLALFFPAFVWFWRLFMERPEPAPWDPETPDHPGF, from the coding sequence GTGACCGAATCCATGTGGGCGGCCACCCTGCTGTGGGCGGCCATTCTCGTCTACGCCGTGGGGGCTTCTTTTGATTTTGGCGCCGGGTTTTGGGAGTGGTGGGAATCCCGCCGGGGCATGCGCCAAGGAGCATGGGTGGCGGAGCGGTACGTGTCTCCTCTGTGGGAGGTCACCAATGTATTCTTGGTTCTCATCCCCGTTGCCCTGGTGGGCTTTTTCCCCGGGGCGGCCTATGCTTACGGGGTCCTGCTTCTCGTTCCCGGATCGTTGATCCTGATCTTGTTGGCTGTGCGCGGCACGTTTCTGGTCTACGGCCATACTTCAGAAATTCATCGCCGGCGAACGGAAGTGGCGGCCGCCTGGACGGGCCTGTTGATCCCGGCGCTGTTGGTGTTGACTTTGCCCGTGTCCCACGGGTTAGGGGTGAAAGGCGGCGGGGCAGGGGCTCTCTGGCTCGATCTTCCGGAGCTTTTGGCTTCCCCGGCCACCTATGGGTTCTTGGTGTTCGGCCTGACCAGCGAGCTCTTTTTGTCAGCGCTGCTATTGGCGGACCTGGCCCGGGTCAGTGGCGCGGGTTCAGCCTTCGCGCGGTACCGCAGGCGCGCCCTGGTGCTGGGCCCGGTGATGTTCATCGCCGCCGCCGGGGTCTGGGGGCTGCTCCCCCCATCCCAGACGTGGATCCACGCCCGGCTCCTTCAGCAGTGGCCGTGGTTTGCCGCTTCTTTGGCCAGCTTTTTCGGGGTGGGGCTCCTCCTGGGAGTGTACTCCAAGGAGGTCAAACCCCAGACAACCGCCTCCGGGTTTTCTTCAGTTCAGGAAGAAGCACCCCAAACGGGACAGCGGGGCGCCCGGATGCCCTCTCGACATCCCACTGCCACCACGGGATGGAAGGCGTGGCGCCACCCGGCCAGATGGGCGGTGGTGCTCGCCGTTCTGCAGTACGCCTTTGCCCACTGGGGATACGGTCTCGCCCATCTGCCGTTTCTTCTCGCCCCCAGCCTGACGGTAGAAGGAGCCTTTGCGGGGCCCGCCATGTTTCGCACCCTTCTCGTGGTGCTTTTGGTCGGGTTGGCTCTGTTTTTCCCGGCCTTTGTGTGGTTTTGGCGCCTGTTCATGGAGCGGCCGGAGCCGGCCCCCTGGGATCCGGAAACTCCGGATCACCCGGGATTTTAA
- a CDS encoding c-type cytochrome, with translation MEFPVFTLDQFGSGSLIALVAIVHVLISHGAAVGGSIMVVALETYAMKHKDLEMDDFAHRLLKYFFVVTTAVGALTGVGIWLTTGVVQPAAIGSMLRVFFWFWFTEWIVFVSEVVFILLYYFTWPKLTGAKKVLHRNIGIAYAVSSWLTMTLITGILAFMLTPGAWLSDGSRWDAFFNPTYLPSLAFRTFLALALASGFTMLYTQITVRKAELRARVLGVASRVLAGAGVMMFLTGYWYYQSVPGGGRALIQWATALSPQQFDLINYGGIFVVFLFAMVAIFYPMRLAASGRINRVIGVTASLLVMALAVFYVGEIEMVRESIRKPYVISGYMYANGIRVSDVERLNTEGILPNARFSPIQQVTPGQEIEAGREVFRLECQSCHVLHNFARQRRDLAFRLQGWNETTIYNYVKNLHQARAFMPPFVGTDQELRALSKFLATVPTQGTTATAGSPAGGIHE, from the coding sequence TTGGAATTTCCTGTATTCACCCTGGACCAGTTCGGATCGGGGAGCTTGATTGCCCTGGTGGCCATTGTCCACGTACTGATCAGCCACGGGGCGGCCGTCGGTGGGTCGATCATGGTGGTGGCCCTTGAAACCTACGCCATGAAACACAAAGACCTGGAGATGGACGATTTTGCCCACCGGTTGTTAAAGTACTTCTTCGTGGTGACCACCGCCGTGGGGGCCCTTACAGGGGTGGGCATCTGGCTGACCACGGGGGTGGTCCAGCCGGCGGCCATCGGTTCGATGCTGCGGGTCTTTTTCTGGTTCTGGTTTACCGAGTGGATCGTTTTCGTGTCCGAAGTGGTCTTTATCCTCTTGTACTATTTCACCTGGCCAAAACTGACCGGGGCGAAAAAGGTACTCCACCGGAACATCGGCATTGCCTATGCGGTGTCCTCGTGGTTGACCATGACCTTGATCACCGGGATTCTGGCTTTTATGTTGACCCCCGGTGCGTGGTTATCGGACGGTTCCCGCTGGGACGCCTTCTTCAATCCCACCTACTTGCCCTCTCTGGCCTTCCGCACCTTCTTGGCTTTGGCGTTGGCCTCGGGATTCACGATGCTCTATACCCAGATCACGGTCCGCAAAGCGGAGCTTCGGGCCCGGGTTTTGGGGGTGGCTTCTCGGGTGCTCGCCGGAGCCGGCGTGATGATGTTTCTCACCGGGTACTGGTATTACCAGTCCGTTCCCGGGGGGGGCCGGGCGCTTATTCAGTGGGCCACGGCCCTGTCGCCCCAGCAGTTTGATCTGATCAATTACGGCGGGATCTTTGTCGTCTTCCTGTTTGCGATGGTGGCGATTTTTTACCCGATGCGCCTGGCGGCTTCGGGGAGGATCAACCGGGTGATCGGGGTGACGGCTTCGCTTTTGGTCATGGCTTTGGCGGTGTTTTATGTCGGGGAAATCGAAATGGTCCGGGAATCGATCCGCAAGCCCTACGTGATTTCCGGTTACATGTATGCCAACGGGATACGGGTGTCGGATGTGGAGCGGCTCAATACGGAAGGGATTCTGCCCAACGCCCGGTTTTCGCCGATCCAACAGGTGACACCGGGACAGGAAATTGAGGCCGGTCGGGAGGTTTTTCGGCTGGAATGTCAGAGTTGCCACGTTTTGCACAATTTTGCCCGCCAGCGCCGGGATCTCGCCTTTCGGTTGCAGGGATGGAATGAGACGACCATTTACAATTACGTAAAAAATCTGCATCAAGCCAGGGCCTTTATGCCTCCCTTTGTGGGGACGGATCAAGAGCTGCGGGCGCTCAGCAAGTTCCTCGCCACGGTGCCGACCCAGGGAACCACGGCGACGGCCGGATCGCCCGCCGGTGGGATCCATGAGTAG
- a CDS encoding FixH family protein translates to MKRRWAWTTVSLSLAAGLVAGCGQAAAPSQTDQSQGNPGSSASPTEMNMDPGMTMDQQFDIAFSTDPPGPIKANQPVKLIEKVSKKGTPISGAYIKLEIWKDGESKHELVDVVEGPSGTYTVEKNFDKPGLYHVTLHTTALGFHEMPTKDIEVK, encoded by the coding sequence ATGAAGCGTCGCTGGGCTTGGACGACGGTGTCCCTTTCCCTCGCCGCCGGGTTGGTGGCGGGTTGCGGACAGGCCGCCGCTCCGTCCCAAACCGATCAGTCCCAGGGGAACCCAGGGTCATCCGCCTCACCCACAGAGATGAATATGGATCCGGGCATGACCATGGATCAACAGTTTGACATTGCCTTCTCCACCGATCCCCCCGGTCCCATAAAGGCGAATCAGCCCGTGAAGCTGATTGAAAAGGTGAGCAAGAAGGGTACGCCCATCAGTGGAGCTTACATTAAATTAGAGATCTGGAAAGACGGGGAGTCCAAGCACGAGCTGGTGGATGTGGTGGAAGGTCCCAGCGGCACCTACACGGTGGAAAAAAACTTTGACAAGCCAGGACTCTACCATGTCACCCTCCACACCACAGCCCTGGGATTTCACGAAATGCCGACCAAAGACATTGAAGTGAAGTAG
- the sufC gene encoding Fe-S cluster assembly ATPase SufC: MANQPWLKVEQLRVSVEGTEILKGVDLEVRGGEVHAIMGPNGTGKSTLASALMGHPKYEVTAGRAWLDGEDLLAMKVDERARKGLFLAMQYPSEVPGVSNANFLRLALNARRGEGNEIPVLRFHRELQKQMAALEIDPSFAERYLNEGFSGGEKKRNEILQMAMLKPRIAILDEIDSGLDIDALKIVAKGVNDLRGPELGVLIITHYQRLLQYIVPDRVHVMMQGRIVRSGGRELAEELEAKGYDWLKQELGIEDHTVASQS; encoded by the coding sequence ATGGCCAATCAGCCTTGGTTGAAAGTTGAACAATTGCGCGTCTCCGTGGAGGGCACGGAGATTCTCAAGGGTGTGGACCTGGAAGTACGCGGGGGCGAGGTGCATGCCATCATGGGGCCAAATGGCACGGGCAAAAGCACCTTGGCCTCGGCACTGATGGGCCATCCAAAATATGAAGTCACCGCAGGGAGGGCATGGCTAGACGGGGAAGACCTCCTTGCGATGAAAGTTGACGAACGAGCCCGAAAGGGACTGTTCCTCGCGATGCAATACCCCAGTGAGGTTCCGGGGGTGAGCAACGCGAATTTTCTCCGTTTGGCGCTCAACGCCCGAAGGGGGGAGGGCAACGAAATCCCGGTGCTCCGTTTTCACCGGGAATTGCAAAAACAGATGGCCGCTCTGGAGATAGATCCCTCCTTCGCAGAACGTTATTTGAACGAGGGGTTCTCCGGAGGCGAGAAGAAGCGGAACGAGATTCTTCAGATGGCGATGTTAAAGCCCCGAATCGCCATTCTCGATGAAATCGACTCAGGCTTGGACATCGATGCCTTGAAGATTGTGGCGAAAGGGGTCAACGACCTGCGGGGTCCCGAACTGGGCGTGTTGATCATCACCCATTACCAGCGCCTGTTGCAATACATCGTCCCCGACCGGGTTCACGTGATGATGCAAGGGCGGATCGTCCGATCGGGCGGCCGCGAGCTCGCTGAAGAATTGGAAGCCAAAGGATACGATTGGCTCAAACAGGAGCTTGGCATCGAGGACCACACGGTGGCGTCTCAGTCGTGA